One Carassius auratus strain Wakin chromosome 3, ASM336829v1, whole genome shotgun sequence genomic region harbors:
- the LOC113047062 gene encoding mucin-2-like isoform X1: MLLSHQLFLLILISTSAVTSIPSENTTTSFANNATTPLLSTHDASNVPSPPSSTQGNVTSLSTVVPENATSSSAITPGNATALPAPVTTAAPSTTSPLVPTPENATNHPVTSTDNATTGSLPEAGNSTTPLQTTISNDTTPPISTPGNSTTSPIITPINVTNTTQNTPGNATTANLATAPPLTTYISNQNTPGNNATVNATIPPLTTPVNATAPPPTTTGNNAIVNTTTPTTTTQENNATVNTTTPPITTPMNPTRPPLTTPRNNATVNATTPPITTEENNVTVNTTTPPMTTPGNNATVNITTPSITAPVNATTPSITTPGNNATVSFTIAPITTPGNNATVNVTTPHMTTPVNATISPLTTPWNNATVNGTTPPMTTPINATIPPLTTPGNNATVNDTTPPITTPENNATVNVTTTPMTTPVNATIQPFTTPENNATVNATTQPMTSPVNATGPPLTTQGNNATVNGTTPPITTPENNVTVSNNTPPITTPGNNATVNVTTPPMTTPVNASILPLTTPGNNATVNGTTPPITTPENNATVNVTTTPMTTPVNTTIQPFTTPDNNATVNATTQPMTSPVNATAPPLTTQGNNATVNGTTPPITTPVNNATVSNTTPPITTPGNNATVNVTTPLMTTPVNASIPPLTTPGNNATVNGTTPPITTLENNSTVNVTTTPMTSPVNATAPPLTTQGNNATVNGTTPPITTPENNVTVSNTTPPITTPGNNATVNVTTPPMTTPVNATIPPLITPENNVTVSNNTPPITTPGDNATVNVTTPPMTTPVNASIPPLTTQGNNATVNGTTPPITTPENNATVNVTTTPMTTPLNAITPENNATVNVTTPPMTTPVNATIPPSITPGNSSTVNGTTPPITTLENNATVNVTTTPMTTPVNATKPPLTTLENNATVNATTPPMTTTGNDATVNATTQPMTSPVNATAPHLTTQGNNSTVNGTTPPITTPENNATVSNTTPPITTPGNNATVNVTTPPMTTSENNTTVNATTPPMTTPENNTTVNATKPPMTTPGTNATVNATTPPMTTRVNATAPPLTTPGNNATVNATIPPITTPGNNATVNATTPPMTTQVNATAPPLTTPGNNATVNATIPPMTTPGNNATVNGTTPPIPTTVNATTPPSSTPGNNATVNTTIPPMTTPVNVTTPLLTTSVNSTTVNATTPPMTTPGNNATTTVNATTPPITTPVKSTLLPLTTSGNNATVNATTPPMSTTANASTPPITTPVNATTPPPTTPGNNATVNVSTPSITTPVNATSQPQTTPGNNATVIATTPSITTPGNTTTENATRPPQSTPGNATTPITNSTTGPTVSTTNPTNTTTTPATCPAVPCPPLSVCVNSTCQCVTGSIPLNNACVETKTFTSSLRVNRTFVDAMNDPKSPEFQETAKEIIAAVNEALHNQPNYINSIVIKLMSGSIVASVNSFFEPNSPVTQESVISAMNTAISDCKVTNCGILANAEYAATDLCAQVPPPCDTNTTTCEAKDGTPVCSCKPGHVSSQYQTRSCRVCPSGYKAQENECVRCPFGYSGFNCDDSSLLALVVVACVLGGILLIVILAVLIYICVTRGKKSSNSNYYSTPYPAEEFQATWPSQNVTHIPRVTLTSNSSTDATGNSLEMAEGPSRKGHSNGLKIGGKSGSYDLRTDGMRTFKDINPTRYSYLTGQENPYFIQGDEKR, encoded by the exons ATGTTACTGTCGCATCAACTATTCCTATTGATATTAATCTCGACTTCAG CAGTAACAAGCATTCCATCTGAGAATACAACTACATCATTTGCAAACAATGCCACAACCCCACTGCTGTCAACGCATGATGCTAGTAATGTCCCATCTCCACCTTCATCTACTCAAGGCAACGTGACAAGCTTATCTACAGTTGTACCAGAAAATGCTACCAGTTCATCAGCGATTACACCAGGAAATGCCACAGCTTTACCTGCGCCTGTAACAACAGCAGCACCCAGCACGACAAGTCCACTTGTGCCTACACCAGAGAATGCTACGAACCATCCTGTAACTTCCACAGACAATGCCACAACTGGTTCTTTACCGGAGGCAGGCAACAGCACAACCCCACTCCAAACTACAATAAGCAATGACACTACTCCTCCCATTAGCACACCAGGCAACAGCACAACTTCACCAATTATAACACCAATCAATGTCACAAATACAACGCAGAATACACCAGGTAATGCTACAACAGCAAACCTTGCCACAGCTCCACCCTTAACCacatatatttcaaatcaaaatacacCAGGAAATAATGCAACAGTGAATGCTACCATACCACCCCTGACTACACCAGTAAATGCAACTGCACCACCTCCAACTACAACAGGGAATAATGCAATAGTAAACACTACCACACCAACCACAACTACACAAGAAAATAATGCAACAGTAAACACTACTACACCACCCATAACTACACCAATGAATCCAACTAGACCACCTCTAACTACACCCAGGAACAATGCAACAGTAAACGCTACCACACCACCCATAACTACAGAAGAAAATAATGTAACAGTAAACACTACTACACCACCCATGACTACACCAGGAAATAATGCAACAGTAAACATTACCACACCATCCATAACTGCACCAGTAAATGCTACTACACCATCTATAACTACACCAGGGAACAATGCAACAGTAAGCTTTACCATTGCACCAATAACTACACCTGGGAATAATGCAACAGTAAACGTTACCACACCACATATGACTACACCAGTAAATGCTACTATATCACCTTTAACTACACCATGGAATAATGCTACAGTAAATGGTACCACACCACCCATGACTACACCAATAAATGCTACTATACCACCTTTAACTACACCAGGTAATAATGCAACAGTAAATGACACCACACCACCCATAACTACACCTGAGAATAATGCAACAGTAAACGTTACCACAACACCCATGACTACGCCAGTAAATGCTACTATACAACCTTTTACTACACCAGAGAATAATGCAACAGTAAATGCTACCACACAACCCATGACATCACCAGTAAATGCTACTGGACCACCTTTAACTACACAAGGGAATAATGCAACAGTAAATGGTACCACACCACCCATTACTACACCAGAGAATAATGTAACAGTAAGCAATAACACTCCACCAATAACTACACCTGGGAATAATGCAACAGTAAATGTTACCACACCACCCATGACTACACCAGTAAATGCTAGTATTCTACCTTTAACTACACCAGGGAATAATGCAACAGTAAATGGTACCACACCACCCATAACTACACCAGAGAATAATGCAACAGTAAACGTTACCACAACACCCATGACTACGCCAGTAAATACTACTATACAACCTTTTACTACACCAGACAATAATGCAACAGTAAATGCTACCACACAACCCATGACATCACCAGTAAATGCTACTGCACCACCTTTAACTACACAAGGGAATAATGCAACAGTAAATGGCACCACACCACCCATTACTACACCAGTGAATAATGCAACAGTGAGCAATACCACTCCACCAATAACTACACCTGGGAATAATGCAACAGTAAATGTTACCACACCACTCATGACAACACCAGTAAATGCTAGTATTCCACCTTTAACTACACCAGGGAATAATGCAACAGTAAATGGTACCACACCACCCATAACTACACTCGAGAATAATTCAACAGTAAACGTTACCACAACACCCATGACATCACCAGTAAATGCTACTGCACCACCTTTAACTACACAAGGGAATAATGCAACAGTAAATGGCACCACACCACCCATTACTACACCAGAGAATAATGTAACAGTAAGCAATACCACTCCACCAATAACTACACCTGGGAATAATGCAACAGTAAATGTTACCACACCACCCATGACTACACCAGTAAATGCTACTATACCACCTTTAATTACACCAGAGAATAATGTAACAGTAAGCAATAACACTCCACCAATAACTACACCTGGGGATAATGCAACAGTAAATGTAACCACACCACCCATGACTACACCAGTAAATGCTAGTATACCACCTTTAACTACACAAGGGAATAATGCAACAGTAAATGGTACCACGCCACCCATAACTACACCAGAGAATAATGCAACAGTAAACGTTACCACAACACCCATGACTACCCCACTAAATGCTATTACACCAGAGAATAATGCAACAGTAAATGTTACTACACCACCCATGACTACACCAGTAAATGCTACTATACCACCTTCAATTACACCAGGTAATAGCTCAACAGTAAATGGTACTACACCACCCATAACTACACTAGAGAATAATGCAACAGTAAACGTTACCACAACACCCATGACTACACCAGTAAATGCTACTAAACCACCTTTAACTACATTAGAGAATAATGCAACAGTAAACGCTACCACACCACCCATGACTACAACAGGAAATGATGCAACAGTAAATGCTACCACACAACCCATGACCTCACCTGTTAATGCGACTGCACCACATTTAACTACACAAGGGAATAATTCAACAGTAAATGGTACCACACCACCCATTACTACACCAGAGAATAATGCAACAGTAAGCAATACCACTCCACCAATAACTACACCTGGCAATAATGCAACAGTAAATGTTACTACCCCACCCATGACTACATCAGAGAATAATACAACAGTAAATGCTACTACACCACCCATGACTACACCAGAGAATAATACAACAGTAAATGCTACTAAACCACCCATGACTACACCAGGGACCAATGCAACAGTAAATGCTACCACACCACCCATGACCACACGAGTAAATGCTACTGCGCCACCTTTAACTACACCAGGAAACAATGCAACAGTAAACGCAACCATACCACCTATAACTACACCAGGGAACAATGCAACAGTAAATGCTACCACACCACCCATGACCACACAAGTAAATGCTACTGCGCCACCTTTAACTACACCAGGAAACAATGCAACAGTAAACGCAACCATACCACCTATGACTACACCAGGGAACAATGCAACAGTAAATGGTACCACACCACCCATTCCTACAACAGTAAATGCTACAACACCACCTTCATCTACACCAGGAAACAATGCAACAGTAAACACAACCATACCACCTATGACCACACCTGTAAATGTTACTACACCACTTCTAACTACATCAGTTAATAGCACAACAGTTAATGCTACCACACCACCCATGACTACACCAGGGAATAATGCAACAACAACAGTAAATGCCACTACACCACCCATCACTACTCCAGTAAAGTCTACCTTGCTACCCCTAACTACATCAGGGAACAATGCAACAGTGAATGCCACCACACCACCCATGTCTACAACAGCAAATGCTAGTACACCACCCATCACTACTCCAGTAAATGCTACTACACCACCCCCTACTACACCAGGGAACAATGCAACTGTAAATGTTTCCACACCATCCATCACTACTCCAGTAAATGCTACTTCACAACCTCAAACTACACCAGGGAACAATGCAACAGTAATTGCTACCACACCATCCATAACTACACCAGGAAACACTACAACAGAGAATGCTACCCGACCACCTCAGTCTACACCAGGAAATGCTACTACACCCATAACCAACTCAACAACTGGACCCACTGTCTCTACCACTAACCCAACTAACACTACAACCACAccag cTACCTGTCCTGCGGTGCCCTGCCCACCGCTGAGTGTCTGTGTGAACTCCACCTGTCAGTGCGTGACAggatctattcctttaaataacGCCTGTGTTGAAA CTAAAACCTTCACTAGTTCACTTCGAGTGAACCGCACTTTTGTAGATGCTATGAATGATCCCAAATCACCTGAATTCCAGGAAACTGCTAAAGAGATAATTGCTGCG GTAAATGAAGCTCTGCATAACCAGCCAAACTACATTAACAGCATAGTAATTAAACTGAT GTCTGGCAGTATAGTGGCCTCAGTAAACAGTTTTTTTGAGCCCAATTCTCCAGTCACACAGGAATCGGTTATATCTGCCATGAATACTGCTATAAGTGATTGTAAAGTGACCAACTGTGGCATTCTTGCTAATGCTGAATACGCTG CTACCGACCTGTGTGCGCAAGTTCCTCCTCCTTGTGATACTAACACTACAACGTGTGAGGCCAAAGATGGGACCCCTGTTTGTTCCTGTAAACCTGGCCATGTATCTAGCCAATACCAGACCAGAAGCTGTAGAG TTTGCCCTAGTGGCTACAAAGCGCAAGAGAACGAGTGCGTTAG atGTCCATTTGGCTATTCTGGATTCAACTGTGATGAct CCTCTTTGTTGGCTCTAGTGGTGGTGGCGTGTGTGTTAGGAGGAATTCTACTCATTGTGATTTTGGCAGTTCTAATCTACATCTGTGTGACTCGTGG CAAGAAGTCGTCAAACAGCAATTATTACAGCACTCCGTACCCTGCCGAGGAGTTCCAGGCCACGTGGCCCTCTCAGAACGTCACCCATATTCCTCGTGTCACTCTGACATCTAATTCCAGCACTGATGCCACTGGCAACAGTCTAGAGATGGCTGAAGGGCCAAGCAGGAAAGGCCACAGTAATGGATTG AAGATTGGAGGAAAG TCGGGCTCGTATGACCTCAGAACAGATGGCATGAGGACCTTTAAGGACATAAACCCCACACGGTACTCTTATCTGACGGGTCAAGAAAACCCCTACTTCATACAAGGAGACGAGAAGAGATGA
- the LOC113047062 gene encoding mucin-2-like isoform X3, protein MLLSHQLFLLILISTSAVTSIPSENTTTSFANNATTPLLSTHDASNVPSPPSSTQGNVTSLSTVVPENATSSSAITPGNATALPAPVTTAAPSTTSPLVPTPENATNHPVTSTDNATTGSLPEAGNSTTPLQTTISNDTTPPISTPGNSTTSPIITPINVTNTTQNTPGNATTANLATAPPLTTYISNQNTPGNNATVNATIPPLTTPVNATAPPPTTTGNNAIVNTTTPTTTTQENNATVNTTTPPITTPMNPTRPPLTTPRNNATVNATTPPITTEENNVTVNTTTPPMTTPGNNATVNITTPSITAPVNATTPSITTPGNNATVSFTIAPITTPGNNATVNVTTPHMTTPVNATISPLTTPWNNATVNGTTPPMTTPINATIPPLTTPGNNATVNDTTPPITTPENNATVNVTTTPMTTPVNATIQPFTTPENNATVNATTQPMTSPVNATGPPLTTQGNNATVNGTTPPITTPENNVTVSNNTPPITTPGNNATVNVTTPPMTTPVNASILPLTTPGNNATVNGTTPPITTPENNATVNVTTTPMTTPVNTTIQPFTTPDNNATVNATTQPMTSPVNATAPPLTTQGNNATVNGTTPPITTPVNNATVSNTTPPITTPGNNATVNVTTPLMTTPVNASIPPLTTPGNNATVNGTTPPITTLENNSTVNVTTTPMTSPVNATAPPLTTQGNNATVNGTTPPITTPENNVTVSNTTPPITTPGNNATVNVTTPPMTTPVNATIPPLITPENNVTVSNNTPPITTPGDNATVNVTTPPMTTPVNASIPPLTTQGNNATVNGTTPPITTPENNATVNVTTTPMTTPLNAITPENNATVNVTTPPMTTPVNATIPPSITPGNSSTVNGTTPPITTLENNATVNVTTTPMTTPVNATKPPLTTLENNATVNATTPPMTTTGNDATVNATTQPMTSPVNATAPHLTTQGNNSTVNGTTPPITTPENNATVSNTTPPITTPGNNATVNVTTPPMTTSENNTTVNATTPPMTTPENNTTVNATKPPMTTPGTNATVNATTPPMTTRVNATAPPLTTPGNNATVNATIPPITTPGNNATVNATTPPMTTQVNATAPPLTTPGNNATVNATIPPMTTPGNNATVNGTTPPIPTTVNATTPPSSTPGNNATVNTTIPPMTTPVNVTTPLLTTSVNSTTVNATTPPMTTPGNNATTTVNATTPPITTPVKSTLLPLTTSGNNATVNATTPPMSTTANASTPPITTPVNATTPPPTTPGNNATVNVSTPSITTPVNATSQPQTTPGNNATVIATTPSITTPGNTTTENATRPPQSTPGNATTPITNSTTGPTVSTTNPTNTTTTPATCPAVPCPPLSVCVNSTCQCVTGSIPLNNACVETKTFTSSLRVNRTFVDAMNDPKSPEFQETAKEIIAAVNEALHNQPNYINSIVIKLMSGSIVASVNSFFEPNSPVTQESVISAMNTAISDCKVTNCGILANAEYAATDLCAQVPPPCDTNTTTCEAKDGTPVCSCKPGHVSSQYQTRSCRVCPSGYKAQENECVRCPFGYSGFNCDDSSLLALVVVACVLGGILLIVILAVLIYICVTRGKKSSNSNYYSTPYPAEEFQATWPSQNVTHIPRVTLTSNSSTDATGNSLEMAEGPSRKGHSNGLSGSYDLRTDGMRTFKDINPTRYSYLTGQENPYFIQGDEKR, encoded by the exons ATGTTACTGTCGCATCAACTATTCCTATTGATATTAATCTCGACTTCAG CAGTAACAAGCATTCCATCTGAGAATACAACTACATCATTTGCAAACAATGCCACAACCCCACTGCTGTCAACGCATGATGCTAGTAATGTCCCATCTCCACCTTCATCTACTCAAGGCAACGTGACAAGCTTATCTACAGTTGTACCAGAAAATGCTACCAGTTCATCAGCGATTACACCAGGAAATGCCACAGCTTTACCTGCGCCTGTAACAACAGCAGCACCCAGCACGACAAGTCCACTTGTGCCTACACCAGAGAATGCTACGAACCATCCTGTAACTTCCACAGACAATGCCACAACTGGTTCTTTACCGGAGGCAGGCAACAGCACAACCCCACTCCAAACTACAATAAGCAATGACACTACTCCTCCCATTAGCACACCAGGCAACAGCACAACTTCACCAATTATAACACCAATCAATGTCACAAATACAACGCAGAATACACCAGGTAATGCTACAACAGCAAACCTTGCCACAGCTCCACCCTTAACCacatatatttcaaatcaaaatacacCAGGAAATAATGCAACAGTGAATGCTACCATACCACCCCTGACTACACCAGTAAATGCAACTGCACCACCTCCAACTACAACAGGGAATAATGCAATAGTAAACACTACCACACCAACCACAACTACACAAGAAAATAATGCAACAGTAAACACTACTACACCACCCATAACTACACCAATGAATCCAACTAGACCACCTCTAACTACACCCAGGAACAATGCAACAGTAAACGCTACCACACCACCCATAACTACAGAAGAAAATAATGTAACAGTAAACACTACTACACCACCCATGACTACACCAGGAAATAATGCAACAGTAAACATTACCACACCATCCATAACTGCACCAGTAAATGCTACTACACCATCTATAACTACACCAGGGAACAATGCAACAGTAAGCTTTACCATTGCACCAATAACTACACCTGGGAATAATGCAACAGTAAACGTTACCACACCACATATGACTACACCAGTAAATGCTACTATATCACCTTTAACTACACCATGGAATAATGCTACAGTAAATGGTACCACACCACCCATGACTACACCAATAAATGCTACTATACCACCTTTAACTACACCAGGTAATAATGCAACAGTAAATGACACCACACCACCCATAACTACACCTGAGAATAATGCAACAGTAAACGTTACCACAACACCCATGACTACGCCAGTAAATGCTACTATACAACCTTTTACTACACCAGAGAATAATGCAACAGTAAATGCTACCACACAACCCATGACATCACCAGTAAATGCTACTGGACCACCTTTAACTACACAAGGGAATAATGCAACAGTAAATGGTACCACACCACCCATTACTACACCAGAGAATAATGTAACAGTAAGCAATAACACTCCACCAATAACTACACCTGGGAATAATGCAACAGTAAATGTTACCACACCACCCATGACTACACCAGTAAATGCTAGTATTCTACCTTTAACTACACCAGGGAATAATGCAACAGTAAATGGTACCACACCACCCATAACTACACCAGAGAATAATGCAACAGTAAACGTTACCACAACACCCATGACTACGCCAGTAAATACTACTATACAACCTTTTACTACACCAGACAATAATGCAACAGTAAATGCTACCACACAACCCATGACATCACCAGTAAATGCTACTGCACCACCTTTAACTACACAAGGGAATAATGCAACAGTAAATGGCACCACACCACCCATTACTACACCAGTGAATAATGCAACAGTGAGCAATACCACTCCACCAATAACTACACCTGGGAATAATGCAACAGTAAATGTTACCACACCACTCATGACAACACCAGTAAATGCTAGTATTCCACCTTTAACTACACCAGGGAATAATGCAACAGTAAATGGTACCACACCACCCATAACTACACTCGAGAATAATTCAACAGTAAACGTTACCACAACACCCATGACATCACCAGTAAATGCTACTGCACCACCTTTAACTACACAAGGGAATAATGCAACAGTAAATGGCACCACACCACCCATTACTACACCAGAGAATAATGTAACAGTAAGCAATACCACTCCACCAATAACTACACCTGGGAATAATGCAACAGTAAATGTTACCACACCACCCATGACTACACCAGTAAATGCTACTATACCACCTTTAATTACACCAGAGAATAATGTAACAGTAAGCAATAACACTCCACCAATAACTACACCTGGGGATAATGCAACAGTAAATGTAACCACACCACCCATGACTACACCAGTAAATGCTAGTATACCACCTTTAACTACACAAGGGAATAATGCAACAGTAAATGGTACCACGCCACCCATAACTACACCAGAGAATAATGCAACAGTAAACGTTACCACAACACCCATGACTACCCCACTAAATGCTATTACACCAGAGAATAATGCAACAGTAAATGTTACTACACCACCCATGACTACACCAGTAAATGCTACTATACCACCTTCAATTACACCAGGTAATAGCTCAACAGTAAATGGTACTACACCACCCATAACTACACTAGAGAATAATGCAACAGTAAACGTTACCACAACACCCATGACTACACCAGTAAATGCTACTAAACCACCTTTAACTACATTAGAGAATAATGCAACAGTAAACGCTACCACACCACCCATGACTACAACAGGAAATGATGCAACAGTAAATGCTACCACACAACCCATGACCTCACCTGTTAATGCGACTGCACCACATTTAACTACACAAGGGAATAATTCAACAGTAAATGGTACCACACCACCCATTACTACACCAGAGAATAATGCAACAGTAAGCAATACCACTCCACCAATAACTACACCTGGCAATAATGCAACAGTAAATGTTACTACCCCACCCATGACTACATCAGAGAATAATACAACAGTAAATGCTACTACACCACCCATGACTACACCAGAGAATAATACAACAGTAAATGCTACTAAACCACCCATGACTACACCAGGGACCAATGCAACAGTAAATGCTACCACACCACCCATGACCACACGAGTAAATGCTACTGCGCCACCTTTAACTACACCAGGAAACAATGCAACAGTAAACGCAACCATACCACCTATAACTACACCAGGGAACAATGCAACAGTAAATGCTACCACACCACCCATGACCACACAAGTAAATGCTACTGCGCCACCTTTAACTACACCAGGAAACAATGCAACAGTAAACGCAACCATACCACCTATGACTACACCAGGGAACAATGCAACAGTAAATGGTACCACACCACCCATTCCTACAACAGTAAATGCTACAACACCACCTTCATCTACACCAGGAAACAATGCAACAGTAAACACAACCATACCACCTATGACCACACCTGTAAATGTTACTACACCACTTCTAACTACATCAGTTAATAGCACAACAGTTAATGCTACCACACCACCCATGACTACACCAGGGAATAATGCAACAACAACAGTAAATGCCACTACACCACCCATCACTACTCCAGTAAAGTCTACCTTGCTACCCCTAACTACATCAGGGAACAATGCAACAGTGAATGCCACCACACCACCCATGTCTACAACAGCAAATGCTAGTACACCACCCATCACTACTCCAGTAAATGCTACTACACCACCCCCTACTACACCAGGGAACAATGCAACTGTAAATGTTTCCACACCATCCATCACTACTCCAGTAAATGCTACTTCACAACCTCAAACTACACCAGGGAACAATGCAACAGTAATTGCTACCACACCATCCATAACTACACCAGGAAACACTACAACAGAGAATGCTACCCGACCACCTCAGTCTACACCAGGAAATGCTACTACACCCATAACCAACTCAACAACTGGACCCACTGTCTCTACCACTAACCCAACTAACACTACAACCACAccag cTACCTGTCCTGCGGTGCCCTGCCCACCGCTGAGTGTCTGTGTGAACTCCACCTGTCAGTGCGTGACAggatctattcctttaaataacGCCTGTGTTGAAA CTAAAACCTTCACTAGTTCACTTCGAGTGAACCGCACTTTTGTAGATGCTATGAATGATCCCAAATCACCTGAATTCCAGGAAACTGCTAAAGAGATAATTGCTGCG GTAAATGAAGCTCTGCATAACCAGCCAAACTACATTAACAGCATAGTAATTAAACTGAT GTCTGGCAGTATAGTGGCCTCAGTAAACAGTTTTTTTGAGCCCAATTCTCCAGTCACACAGGAATCGGTTATATCTGCCATGAATACTGCTATAAGTGATTGTAAAGTGACCAACTGTGGCATTCTTGCTAATGCTGAATACGCTG CTACCGACCTGTGTGCGCAAGTTCCTCCTCCTTGTGATACTAACACTACAACGTGTGAGGCCAAAGATGGGACCCCTGTTTGTTCCTGTAAACCTGGCCATGTATCTAGCCAATACCAGACCAGAAGCTGTAGAG TTTGCCCTAGTGGCTACAAAGCGCAAGAGAACGAGTGCGTTAG atGTCCATTTGGCTATTCTGGATTCAACTGTGATGAct CCTCTTTGTTGGCTCTAGTGGTGGTGGCGTGTGTGTTAGGAGGAATTCTACTCATTGTGATTTTGGCAGTTCTAATCTACATCTGTGTGACTCGTGG CAAGAAGTCGTCAAACAGCAATTATTACAGCACTCCGTACCCTGCCGAGGAGTTCCAGGCCACGTGGCCCTCTCAGAACGTCACCCATATTCCTCGTGTCACTCTGACATCTAATTCCAGCACTGATGCCACTGGCAACAGTCTAGAGATGGCTGAAGGGCCAAGCAGGAAAGGCCACAGTAATGGATTG TCGGGCTCGTATGACCTCAGAACAGATGGCATGAGGACCTTTAAGGACATAAACCCCACACGGTACTCTTATCTGACGGGTCAAGAAAACCCCTACTTCATACAAGGAGACGAGAAGAGATGA